Proteins encoded within one genomic window of Pseudomonas cannabina:
- a CDS encoding Lrp/AsnC family transcriptional regulator, with amino-acid sequence MQPKLSPIDRKILRLLQHDANLSAAEIAERVELSQSPCWRRIHRLQEDGVIERTVALLSTQKLGLSMTVFVEVKLSGHGRRYLAEFEEAIIGHPEVLECYTMAGGMDFMLKVVAQDIASYERFLRDHLLQLPHVHEAHSNIAMSTVKRTTELPLE; translated from the coding sequence ATGCAGCCTAAATTGAGCCCCATCGATCGCAAGATTCTTCGCCTGCTGCAACACGATGCCAACCTCTCCGCAGCGGAAATCGCCGAGCGGGTCGAGCTGTCGCAATCGCCGTGCTGGAGGCGCATTCACCGGCTTCAGGAAGACGGCGTGATCGAGCGCACCGTGGCCCTGCTGAGTACGCAGAAGCTCGGTCTGAGCATGACGGTGTTTGTCGAGGTCAAGCTGTCAGGGCACGGACGGCGCTATCTCGCCGAATTCGAAGAGGCAATCATCGGCCATCCCGAGGTCCTGGAGTGTTACACCATGGCGGGCGGAATGGATTTCATGCTCAAGGTAGTGGCGCAGGATATCGCCAGCTACGAACGCTTTCTGCGTGACCACCTGTTGCAACTGCCCCACGTGCATGAAGCCCACTCCAATATCGCCATGAGCACGGTCAAGCGCACCACGGAACTGCCGCTGGAATAG